The Euphorbia lathyris chromosome 3, ddEupLath1.1, whole genome shotgun sequence genome contains a region encoding:
- the LOC136222107 gene encoding ankyrin repeat-containing protein At5g02620-like isoform X2: protein MLEHANGSTGSKKMQDGNENPHLPLHRAALHGDWLSFERFLENDTSALTGTISGRNETALFVAVGAGHSIEFVQKLVEKMPADSVAIPNMWGDNPLHNAAYAGNIEAAKILVEKNPCLTQARNFSNNTPLHVAAAYAHKETVLYLLSVTLDEYPSPFDDKDGARLMISLILAGFYGIAIDLLKYKPILAQRRNDWGYTALDMLAKKPQAFATGSGFGRVRRLLIQYINSMEENRNKTDRFPIFIQDIQNTILIQKQAKELLRLLLFEATKAKPVEADNLVGNAALIAVESGITEFVEESINACPTIIFCQNLEGHNIFLLAVKYRQEMIFNLLHQMGKNKFVATAQVDYLGNNMLHLAAKLSPSNKISGATLQMQRELQWFKEVEKFVQPAFKELKNNDRRTPRMLFTEEHEKLLEKGEKWMKNTATSCATVAALIVTVVFAAAFTVPGGNIDNEGTPIYLNQTPFMVFAIADALALFSSSTSLLMFLGILTSRYAEEDFVKALPMRMSIGLITLFCSIASMLAAFCASFYLVLFHRVNWIAVPIGLVACAPVTLFALLQFPLLIEIVHSTFGPSIFGKQSNQIIL from the exons ATGTTAGAACACGCAAATGGAAG TACAGGGAGCAAGAAAATGCAGGATGGGAACGAAAATCCCCACTTGCCACTGCATAGAGCAGCACTACATGGCGATTGGCTCAGCTTTGAAAGATTTCTTGAAAATGACACATCCGCTTTAACTGGTACAATTTCAGGCAGGAATGAGACAGCTCTTTTCGTGGCAGTGGGCGCTGGTCACTCCATTGAATTCGTTCAGAAGCTTGTGGAAAAGATGCCTGCAGATTCCGTGGCAATACCGAATATGTGGGGCGACAATCCTCTACACAATGCTGCTTATGCTGGAAATATAGAAGCTGCAAAGATATTAGTGGAAAAGAATCCTTGCTTGACTCAAGCAAGAAACTTTTCTAATAACACTCCTCTCCATGTTGCAGCTGCTTATGCTCATAAGGAAACTGTTTTGTATCTTCTTTCAGTCACTCTTGATGAATACCCGAGTCCTTTCGATGATAAAGATGGTGCCCGGCTTATGATCTCACTCATCTTGGCTGGTTTTTACG GCATAGCAATTGACCTATTGAAGTATAAACCCATACTAGCACAACGAAGAAATGACTGGGGATATACGGCTTTGGATATGTTAGCCAAAAAGCCTCAGGCATTTGCTACCGGAAGTGGGTTTGGACGAGTCCGACGGTTGTTAATTCAAT ATATAAATAGTATGGAGGAAAACCGAAACAAAACTGACCGGTTTCCAATATTTATACAAGACATACAAAATACCATCTTGATACAGAAGCAAGCAAAGGAGCTACTCAGACTTTTGCTTTTTGAGGCTACCAAAGCCAAACCGGTAGAAGCGGATAATCTAGTAGGAAATGCAGCACTAATTGCTGTTGAATCGGGTATTACTGAGTTTGTTGAGGAGTCTATTAACGCTTGTCCTACTATAATTTTTTGCCAAAATTTGGAGGGCCATAATATTTTTCTTCTAGCTGTAAAATACCGCCAAGAAATGATTTTTAATCTTCTACATCAAATGGGTAAGAATAAATTTGTTGCAACAGCACAAGTTGATTACTTAGGCAACAATATGCTACATTTGGCAGCGAAATTGTCACCATCAAACAAGATTTCTGGTGCTACTCTGCAAATGCAACGAGAGTTGCAATGGTTTAAG GAAGTGGAAAAGTTCGTTCAACCGGCATTCAAGGAATTGAAAAATAATGATAGAAGAACTCCAAGGATGTTGTTTACGGAGGAGCATGAAAAACTACTTGAAAAAGGAGAGAAATGGATGAAGAATACAGCTACATCATGCGCAACAGTTGCTGCACTTATTGTGACAGTTGTTTTTGCTGCAGCTTTTACAGTCCCCGGAGGCAATATCGACAATGAAGGGACTCCAATATACTTAAATCAAACACCTTTCATGGTATTTGCAATAGCAGATGCTTTAGCACTGTTTTCTTCATCAACCTCATTGCTAATGTTTCTCGGAATCCTGACATCGCGTTATGCGGAAGAAGATTTTGTCAAGGCATTACCAATGAGGATGAGTATCGGTCTGATCACGTTATTTTGTTCAATAGCCTCTATGCTTGCAGCGTTTTGTGCATCGTTTTACTTGGTTTTGTTTCACAGAGTGAATTGGATTGCAGTTCCAATTGGATTAGTAGCTTGTGCACCTGTTACCTTATTTGCTCTTCTGCAGTTTCCTCTCTTGATTGAGATTGTTCATTCAACATTCGGGCCTAGTATTTTTGGCAAACAAAGCAATCAAATTATCTTGTAG
- the LOC136222107 gene encoding ankyrin repeat-containing protein At5g02620-like isoform X1: protein MLEHANGSTGSKKMQDGNENPHLPLHRAALHGDWLSFERFLENDTSALTGTISGRNETALFVAVGAGHSIEFVQKLVEKMPADSVAIPNMWGDNPLHNAAYAGNIEAAKILVEKNPCLTQARNFSNNTPLHVAAAYAHKETVLYLLSVTLDEYPSPFDDKDGARLMISLILAGFYGIAIDLLKYKPILAQRRNDWGYTALDMLAKKPQAFATGSGFGRVRRLLIQYFADINSMEENRNKTDRFPIFIQDIQNTILIQKQAKELLRLLLFEATKAKPVEADNLVGNAALIAVESGITEFVEESINACPTIIFCQNLEGHNIFLLAVKYRQEMIFNLLHQMGKNKFVATAQVDYLGNNMLHLAAKLSPSNKISGATLQMQRELQWFKEVEKFVQPAFKELKNNDRRTPRMLFTEEHEKLLEKGEKWMKNTATSCATVAALIVTVVFAAAFTVPGGNIDNEGTPIYLNQTPFMVFAIADALALFSSSTSLLMFLGILTSRYAEEDFVKALPMRMSIGLITLFCSIASMLAAFCASFYLVLFHRVNWIAVPIGLVACAPVTLFALLQFPLLIEIVHSTFGPSIFGKQSNQIIL, encoded by the exons ATGTTAGAACACGCAAATGGAAG TACAGGGAGCAAGAAAATGCAGGATGGGAACGAAAATCCCCACTTGCCACTGCATAGAGCAGCACTACATGGCGATTGGCTCAGCTTTGAAAGATTTCTTGAAAATGACACATCCGCTTTAACTGGTACAATTTCAGGCAGGAATGAGACAGCTCTTTTCGTGGCAGTGGGCGCTGGTCACTCCATTGAATTCGTTCAGAAGCTTGTGGAAAAGATGCCTGCAGATTCCGTGGCAATACCGAATATGTGGGGCGACAATCCTCTACACAATGCTGCTTATGCTGGAAATATAGAAGCTGCAAAGATATTAGTGGAAAAGAATCCTTGCTTGACTCAAGCAAGAAACTTTTCTAATAACACTCCTCTCCATGTTGCAGCTGCTTATGCTCATAAGGAAACTGTTTTGTATCTTCTTTCAGTCACTCTTGATGAATACCCGAGTCCTTTCGATGATAAAGATGGTGCCCGGCTTATGATCTCACTCATCTTGGCTGGTTTTTACG GCATAGCAATTGACCTATTGAAGTATAAACCCATACTAGCACAACGAAGAAATGACTGGGGATATACGGCTTTGGATATGTTAGCCAAAAAGCCTCAGGCATTTGCTACCGGAAGTGGGTTTGGACGAGTCCGACGGTTGTTAATTCAAT ATTTTGCAGATATAAATAGTATGGAGGAAAACCGAAACAAAACTGACCGGTTTCCAATATTTATACAAGACATACAAAATACCATCTTGATACAGAAGCAAGCAAAGGAGCTACTCAGACTTTTGCTTTTTGAGGCTACCAAAGCCAAACCGGTAGAAGCGGATAATCTAGTAGGAAATGCAGCACTAATTGCTGTTGAATCGGGTATTACTGAGTTTGTTGAGGAGTCTATTAACGCTTGTCCTACTATAATTTTTTGCCAAAATTTGGAGGGCCATAATATTTTTCTTCTAGCTGTAAAATACCGCCAAGAAATGATTTTTAATCTTCTACATCAAATGGGTAAGAATAAATTTGTTGCAACAGCACAAGTTGATTACTTAGGCAACAATATGCTACATTTGGCAGCGAAATTGTCACCATCAAACAAGATTTCTGGTGCTACTCTGCAAATGCAACGAGAGTTGCAATGGTTTAAG GAAGTGGAAAAGTTCGTTCAACCGGCATTCAAGGAATTGAAAAATAATGATAGAAGAACTCCAAGGATGTTGTTTACGGAGGAGCATGAAAAACTACTTGAAAAAGGAGAGAAATGGATGAAGAATACAGCTACATCATGCGCAACAGTTGCTGCACTTATTGTGACAGTTGTTTTTGCTGCAGCTTTTACAGTCCCCGGAGGCAATATCGACAATGAAGGGACTCCAATATACTTAAATCAAACACCTTTCATGGTATTTGCAATAGCAGATGCTTTAGCACTGTTTTCTTCATCAACCTCATTGCTAATGTTTCTCGGAATCCTGACATCGCGTTATGCGGAAGAAGATTTTGTCAAGGCATTACCAATGAGGATGAGTATCGGTCTGATCACGTTATTTTGTTCAATAGCCTCTATGCTTGCAGCGTTTTGTGCATCGTTTTACTTGGTTTTGTTTCACAGAGTGAATTGGATTGCAGTTCCAATTGGATTAGTAGCTTGTGCACCTGTTACCTTATTTGCTCTTCTGCAGTTTCCTCTCTTGATTGAGATTGTTCATTCAACATTCGGGCCTAGTATTTTTGGCAAACAAAGCAATCAAATTATCTTGTAG
- the LOC136222107 gene encoding ankyrin repeat-containing protein At5g02620-like isoform X3 — MSSTGSKKMQDGNENPHLPLHRAALHGDWLSFERFLENDTSALTGTISGRNETALFVAVGAGHSIEFVQKLVEKMPADSVAIPNMWGDNPLHNAAYAGNIEAAKILVEKNPCLTQARNFSNNTPLHVAAAYAHKETVLYLLSVTLDEYPSPFDDKDGARLMISLILAGFYGIAIDLLKYKPILAQRRNDWGYTALDMLAKKPQAFATGSGFGRVRRLLIQYFADINSMEENRNKTDRFPIFIQDIQNTILIQKQAKELLRLLLFEATKAKPVEADNLVGNAALIAVESGITEFVEESINACPTIIFCQNLEGHNIFLLAVKYRQEMIFNLLHQMGKNKFVATAQVDYLGNNMLHLAAKLSPSNKISGATLQMQRELQWFKEVEKFVQPAFKELKNNDRRTPRMLFTEEHEKLLEKGEKWMKNTATSCATVAALIVTVVFAAAFTVPGGNIDNEGTPIYLNQTPFMVFAIADALALFSSSTSLLMFLGILTSRYAEEDFVKALPMRMSIGLITLFCSIASMLAAFCASFYLVLFHRVNWIAVPIGLVACAPVTLFALLQFPLLIEIVHSTFGPSIFGKQSNQIIL; from the exons ATGTCAAG TACAGGGAGCAAGAAAATGCAGGATGGGAACGAAAATCCCCACTTGCCACTGCATAGAGCAGCACTACATGGCGATTGGCTCAGCTTTGAAAGATTTCTTGAAAATGACACATCCGCTTTAACTGGTACAATTTCAGGCAGGAATGAGACAGCTCTTTTCGTGGCAGTGGGCGCTGGTCACTCCATTGAATTCGTTCAGAAGCTTGTGGAAAAGATGCCTGCAGATTCCGTGGCAATACCGAATATGTGGGGCGACAATCCTCTACACAATGCTGCTTATGCTGGAAATATAGAAGCTGCAAAGATATTAGTGGAAAAGAATCCTTGCTTGACTCAAGCAAGAAACTTTTCTAATAACACTCCTCTCCATGTTGCAGCTGCTTATGCTCATAAGGAAACTGTTTTGTATCTTCTTTCAGTCACTCTTGATGAATACCCGAGTCCTTTCGATGATAAAGATGGTGCCCGGCTTATGATCTCACTCATCTTGGCTGGTTTTTACG GCATAGCAATTGACCTATTGAAGTATAAACCCATACTAGCACAACGAAGAAATGACTGGGGATATACGGCTTTGGATATGTTAGCCAAAAAGCCTCAGGCATTTGCTACCGGAAGTGGGTTTGGACGAGTCCGACGGTTGTTAATTCAAT ATTTTGCAGATATAAATAGTATGGAGGAAAACCGAAACAAAACTGACCGGTTTCCAATATTTATACAAGACATACAAAATACCATCTTGATACAGAAGCAAGCAAAGGAGCTACTCAGACTTTTGCTTTTTGAGGCTACCAAAGCCAAACCGGTAGAAGCGGATAATCTAGTAGGAAATGCAGCACTAATTGCTGTTGAATCGGGTATTACTGAGTTTGTTGAGGAGTCTATTAACGCTTGTCCTACTATAATTTTTTGCCAAAATTTGGAGGGCCATAATATTTTTCTTCTAGCTGTAAAATACCGCCAAGAAATGATTTTTAATCTTCTACATCAAATGGGTAAGAATAAATTTGTTGCAACAGCACAAGTTGATTACTTAGGCAACAATATGCTACATTTGGCAGCGAAATTGTCACCATCAAACAAGATTTCTGGTGCTACTCTGCAAATGCAACGAGAGTTGCAATGGTTTAAG GAAGTGGAAAAGTTCGTTCAACCGGCATTCAAGGAATTGAAAAATAATGATAGAAGAACTCCAAGGATGTTGTTTACGGAGGAGCATGAAAAACTACTTGAAAAAGGAGAGAAATGGATGAAGAATACAGCTACATCATGCGCAACAGTTGCTGCACTTATTGTGACAGTTGTTTTTGCTGCAGCTTTTACAGTCCCCGGAGGCAATATCGACAATGAAGGGACTCCAATATACTTAAATCAAACACCTTTCATGGTATTTGCAATAGCAGATGCTTTAGCACTGTTTTCTTCATCAACCTCATTGCTAATGTTTCTCGGAATCCTGACATCGCGTTATGCGGAAGAAGATTTTGTCAAGGCATTACCAATGAGGATGAGTATCGGTCTGATCACGTTATTTTGTTCAATAGCCTCTATGCTTGCAGCGTTTTGTGCATCGTTTTACTTGGTTTTGTTTCACAGAGTGAATTGGATTGCAGTTCCAATTGGATTAGTAGCTTGTGCACCTGTTACCTTATTTGCTCTTCTGCAGTTTCCTCTCTTGATTGAGATTGTTCATTCAACATTCGGGCCTAGTATTTTTGGCAAACAAAGCAATCAAATTATCTTGTAG
- the LOC136222107 gene encoding ankyrin repeat-containing protein At5g02620-like isoform X4 yields MQDGNENPHLPLHRAALHGDWLSFERFLENDTSALTGTISGRNETALFVAVGAGHSIEFVQKLVEKMPADSVAIPNMWGDNPLHNAAYAGNIEAAKILVEKNPCLTQARNFSNNTPLHVAAAYAHKETVLYLLSVTLDEYPSPFDDKDGARLMISLILAGFYGIAIDLLKYKPILAQRRNDWGYTALDMLAKKPQAFATGSGFGRVRRLLIQYFADINSMEENRNKTDRFPIFIQDIQNTILIQKQAKELLRLLLFEATKAKPVEADNLVGNAALIAVESGITEFVEESINACPTIIFCQNLEGHNIFLLAVKYRQEMIFNLLHQMGKNKFVATAQVDYLGNNMLHLAAKLSPSNKISGATLQMQRELQWFKEVEKFVQPAFKELKNNDRRTPRMLFTEEHEKLLEKGEKWMKNTATSCATVAALIVTVVFAAAFTVPGGNIDNEGTPIYLNQTPFMVFAIADALALFSSSTSLLMFLGILTSRYAEEDFVKALPMRMSIGLITLFCSIASMLAAFCASFYLVLFHRVNWIAVPIGLVACAPVTLFALLQFPLLIEIVHSTFGPSIFGKQSNQIIL; encoded by the exons ATGCAGGATGGGAACGAAAATCCCCACTTGCCACTGCATAGAGCAGCACTACATGGCGATTGGCTCAGCTTTGAAAGATTTCTTGAAAATGACACATCCGCTTTAACTGGTACAATTTCAGGCAGGAATGAGACAGCTCTTTTCGTGGCAGTGGGCGCTGGTCACTCCATTGAATTCGTTCAGAAGCTTGTGGAAAAGATGCCTGCAGATTCCGTGGCAATACCGAATATGTGGGGCGACAATCCTCTACACAATGCTGCTTATGCTGGAAATATAGAAGCTGCAAAGATATTAGTGGAAAAGAATCCTTGCTTGACTCAAGCAAGAAACTTTTCTAATAACACTCCTCTCCATGTTGCAGCTGCTTATGCTCATAAGGAAACTGTTTTGTATCTTCTTTCAGTCACTCTTGATGAATACCCGAGTCCTTTCGATGATAAAGATGGTGCCCGGCTTATGATCTCACTCATCTTGGCTGGTTTTTACG GCATAGCAATTGACCTATTGAAGTATAAACCCATACTAGCACAACGAAGAAATGACTGGGGATATACGGCTTTGGATATGTTAGCCAAAAAGCCTCAGGCATTTGCTACCGGAAGTGGGTTTGGACGAGTCCGACGGTTGTTAATTCAAT ATTTTGCAGATATAAATAGTATGGAGGAAAACCGAAACAAAACTGACCGGTTTCCAATATTTATACAAGACATACAAAATACCATCTTGATACAGAAGCAAGCAAAGGAGCTACTCAGACTTTTGCTTTTTGAGGCTACCAAAGCCAAACCGGTAGAAGCGGATAATCTAGTAGGAAATGCAGCACTAATTGCTGTTGAATCGGGTATTACTGAGTTTGTTGAGGAGTCTATTAACGCTTGTCCTACTATAATTTTTTGCCAAAATTTGGAGGGCCATAATATTTTTCTTCTAGCTGTAAAATACCGCCAAGAAATGATTTTTAATCTTCTACATCAAATGGGTAAGAATAAATTTGTTGCAACAGCACAAGTTGATTACTTAGGCAACAATATGCTACATTTGGCAGCGAAATTGTCACCATCAAACAAGATTTCTGGTGCTACTCTGCAAATGCAACGAGAGTTGCAATGGTTTAAG GAAGTGGAAAAGTTCGTTCAACCGGCATTCAAGGAATTGAAAAATAATGATAGAAGAACTCCAAGGATGTTGTTTACGGAGGAGCATGAAAAACTACTTGAAAAAGGAGAGAAATGGATGAAGAATACAGCTACATCATGCGCAACAGTTGCTGCACTTATTGTGACAGTTGTTTTTGCTGCAGCTTTTACAGTCCCCGGAGGCAATATCGACAATGAAGGGACTCCAATATACTTAAATCAAACACCTTTCATGGTATTTGCAATAGCAGATGCTTTAGCACTGTTTTCTTCATCAACCTCATTGCTAATGTTTCTCGGAATCCTGACATCGCGTTATGCGGAAGAAGATTTTGTCAAGGCATTACCAATGAGGATGAGTATCGGTCTGATCACGTTATTTTGTTCAATAGCCTCTATGCTTGCAGCGTTTTGTGCATCGTTTTACTTGGTTTTGTTTCACAGAGTGAATTGGATTGCAGTTCCAATTGGATTAGTAGCTTGTGCACCTGTTACCTTATTTGCTCTTCTGCAGTTTCCTCTCTTGATTGAGATTGTTCATTCAACATTCGGGCCTAGTATTTTTGGCAAACAAAGCAATCAAATTATCTTGTAG
- the LOC136222107 gene encoding ankyrin repeat-containing protein ITN1-like isoform X5: MLEHANGSTGSKKMQDGNENPHLPLHRAALHGDWLSFERFLENDTSALTGTISGRNETALFVAVGAGHSIEFVQKLVEKMPADSVAIPNMWGDNPLHNAAYAGNIEAAKILVEKNPCLTQARNFSNNTPLHVAAAYAHKETVLYLLSVTLDEYPSPFDDKDGARLMISLILAGFYGIAIDLLKYKPILAQRRNDWGYTALDMLAKKPQAFATGSGFGRVRRLLIQYFADINSMEENRNKTDRFPIFIQDIQNTILIQKQAKELLRLLLFEATKAKPVEADNLVGNAALIAVESAKLSPSNKISGATLQMQRELQWFKEVEKFVQPAFKELKNNDRRTPRMLFTEEHEKLLEKGEKWMKNTATSCATVAALIVTVVFAAAFTVPGGNIDNEGTPIYLNQTPFMVFAIADALALFSSSTSLLMFLGILTSRYAEEDFVKALPMRMSIGLITLFCSIASMLAAFCASFYLVLFHRVNWIAVPIGLVACAPVTLFALLQFPLLIEIVHSTFGPSIFGKQSNQIIL, translated from the exons ATGTTAGAACACGCAAATGGAAG TACAGGGAGCAAGAAAATGCAGGATGGGAACGAAAATCCCCACTTGCCACTGCATAGAGCAGCACTACATGGCGATTGGCTCAGCTTTGAAAGATTTCTTGAAAATGACACATCCGCTTTAACTGGTACAATTTCAGGCAGGAATGAGACAGCTCTTTTCGTGGCAGTGGGCGCTGGTCACTCCATTGAATTCGTTCAGAAGCTTGTGGAAAAGATGCCTGCAGATTCCGTGGCAATACCGAATATGTGGGGCGACAATCCTCTACACAATGCTGCTTATGCTGGAAATATAGAAGCTGCAAAGATATTAGTGGAAAAGAATCCTTGCTTGACTCAAGCAAGAAACTTTTCTAATAACACTCCTCTCCATGTTGCAGCTGCTTATGCTCATAAGGAAACTGTTTTGTATCTTCTTTCAGTCACTCTTGATGAATACCCGAGTCCTTTCGATGATAAAGATGGTGCCCGGCTTATGATCTCACTCATCTTGGCTGGTTTTTACG GCATAGCAATTGACCTATTGAAGTATAAACCCATACTAGCACAACGAAGAAATGACTGGGGATATACGGCTTTGGATATGTTAGCCAAAAAGCCTCAGGCATTTGCTACCGGAAGTGGGTTTGGACGAGTCCGACGGTTGTTAATTCAAT ATTTTGCAGATATAAATAGTATGGAGGAAAACCGAAACAAAACTGACCGGTTTCCAATATTTATACAAGACATACAAAATACCATCTTGATACAGAAGCAAGCAAAGGAGCTACTCAGACTTTTGCTTTTTGAGGCTACCAAAGCCAAACCGGTAGAAGCGGATAATCTAGTAGGAAATGCAGCACTAATTGCTGTTGAATCGG CGAAATTGTCACCATCAAACAAGATTTCTGGTGCTACTCTGCAAATGCAACGAGAGTTGCAATGGTTTAAG GAAGTGGAAAAGTTCGTTCAACCGGCATTCAAGGAATTGAAAAATAATGATAGAAGAACTCCAAGGATGTTGTTTACGGAGGAGCATGAAAAACTACTTGAAAAAGGAGAGAAATGGATGAAGAATACAGCTACATCATGCGCAACAGTTGCTGCACTTATTGTGACAGTTGTTTTTGCTGCAGCTTTTACAGTCCCCGGAGGCAATATCGACAATGAAGGGACTCCAATATACTTAAATCAAACACCTTTCATGGTATTTGCAATAGCAGATGCTTTAGCACTGTTTTCTTCATCAACCTCATTGCTAATGTTTCTCGGAATCCTGACATCGCGTTATGCGGAAGAAGATTTTGTCAAGGCATTACCAATGAGGATGAGTATCGGTCTGATCACGTTATTTTGTTCAATAGCCTCTATGCTTGCAGCGTTTTGTGCATCGTTTTACTTGGTTTTGTTTCACAGAGTGAATTGGATTGCAGTTCCAATTGGATTAGTAGCTTGTGCACCTGTTACCTTATTTGCTCTTCTGCAGTTTCCTCTCTTGATTGAGATTGTTCATTCAACATTCGGGCCTAGTATTTTTGGCAAACAAAGCAATCAAATTATCTTGTAG
- the LOC136222108 gene encoding uncharacterized protein isoform X1 → MANSSGTNNQDANHAPASFNGVNPTNGNGNSGHESSGTPLRHNPGISTDWSLEEQRILEDGLKENKKEQIIRRYAMIAMQLPNKTVRDVALRCRWMTKKENSKRRKEDVLARKSKEKKERASDPSLKQSHFMASPNVLPYATTMVPVDYNDGISYSVIGGVTGELLEQNAKAFNLISANLSAMKVQDNISLLCQTRDNILKITNELNDLPEVMKQMPPLPVKINEELANSILPRPNLPMK, encoded by the exons aTGGCGAACTCATCTGGAACTAATAATCAAGATGCTAATCATGCTCCAGCTTCTTTCAATGGAGTCAATCCTACCAACGGGAACGGTAATTCAGGGCATGAGAGTTCTGGTACGCCTTTGAGACATAATCCTGGTATTTCAACAGATTGGAGCTTGGAAGAGCAAAGAATTCTTGAAGATGGTTTGAAAGA aaataaaaaagaacaGATCATAAGACGTTATGCCATGATAGCCATGCAGCTGCCAAATAAGACTGTCCGCGATGTTGCATTGCGCTGCCGATGGATGACG AAAAAAGAGAATAGCAAGAGAAGGAAGGAGGATGTTTTAGCAaggaaaagcaaagaaaaaaag gAGAGAGCATCTGATCCTTCTTTGAAACAATCTCACTTCATGGCCAGTCCTAATGTTCTTCCATATGCAACAACAATGGTACCAGTGGATTACAATGATGGAATTTCATACAGTG TGATTGGTGGAGTTACAGGCGAGCTTCTTGAGCAAAATGCGAAGGCATTCAATCTTATATCTGCTAATCTTTCTGCAATGAAG GTACAGGATAATATTAGTCTCCTCTGCCAAACTCGGGATAACATTCTTAAGATTACGAACGA GTTGAATGACTTGCCAGAAGTAATGAAGCAGATGCCACCACTTCCAGTCAAGATAAATGAAGAACTCGCTAACAGTATCCTACCCCGCCCGAATCTTCCCATGAAATGA
- the LOC136222108 gene encoding uncharacterized protein isoform X2: protein MANSSGTNNQDANHAPASFNGVNPTNGNGNSGHESSGTPLRHNPGISTDWSLEEQRILEDGLKENKKEQIIRRYAMIAMQLPNKTVRDVALRCRWMTKKENSKRRKEDVLARKSKEKKERASDPSLKQSHFMASPNVLPYATTMVPVDYNDGISYSVIGGVTGELLEQNAKAFNLISANLSAMKVQDNISLLCQTRDNILKITNEYVQLLPSTVNM from the exons aTGGCGAACTCATCTGGAACTAATAATCAAGATGCTAATCATGCTCCAGCTTCTTTCAATGGAGTCAATCCTACCAACGGGAACGGTAATTCAGGGCATGAGAGTTCTGGTACGCCTTTGAGACATAATCCTGGTATTTCAACAGATTGGAGCTTGGAAGAGCAAAGAATTCTTGAAGATGGTTTGAAAGA aaataaaaaagaacaGATCATAAGACGTTATGCCATGATAGCCATGCAGCTGCCAAATAAGACTGTCCGCGATGTTGCATTGCGCTGCCGATGGATGACG AAAAAAGAGAATAGCAAGAGAAGGAAGGAGGATGTTTTAGCAaggaaaagcaaagaaaaaaag gAGAGAGCATCTGATCCTTCTTTGAAACAATCTCACTTCATGGCCAGTCCTAATGTTCTTCCATATGCAACAACAATGGTACCAGTGGATTACAATGATGGAATTTCATACAGTG TGATTGGTGGAGTTACAGGCGAGCTTCTTGAGCAAAATGCGAAGGCATTCAATCTTATATCTGCTAATCTTTCTGCAATGAAG GTACAGGATAATATTAGTCTCCTCTGCCAAACTCGGGATAACATTCTTAAGATTACGAACGAGTATGTCCAACTTCTTCCTTCAACTGTTAATATGTAA